From the genome of Solanum pennellii chromosome 6, SPENNV200:
AACAAATGCACCTTCAGCTATGTGAAAAGAGTTCAAAAGGGCATTCCTTGATCATTATCTGCCATTGGAGATCTTAGAAGCCCGTGCAGATCAGTTCTTAAATCTCCAccaaggaaatatgagtgtgAGAGAGTATAGTCTCAAATTTAATTCCTTGGCCAGGTATGCTCCTAATGTAGTAGCTACTATAGAGGATAGAGTTCATCAATTTGTGGATAGATTAGATTTATATCTGGTTAGAAACTGTACAATTTCTTCGTTGAATAAAGATATGGATATAGCAAGGATGCAGACTTTTGCGCAAAAGTTGGAGGATCAAAGGCAAAGAAGAAGGGCGCAAGAGTCGGAAACAGGGCATTCTAAGAGGGCCAGATCCATGGGGCAGTTTACACCATCCCAAGGTGAGTTTAGGCCTCGGTTCTCTAATAGACCACCTAGGACATCATCTTTCTACTCTACAGCTAGTGCTCCACCATCGTTCTAAGGGTTTAGGGGCAATCAGTTTGGGCAAAGAATTGAAAGACAAGGCTCACAAATAGCAAGTCATCAAGAGCAGGGAAGTACGAGCCAATCAAGGCCTCCACAACAGCCTTGTAAACAATGTGGAAGGAATCATCTAGGTGCATGCAGGTTTGGGATGGATGTTTATTTTTGGTGTGACACACCAGGGCATATGATGAGAAACTGCCCTCATAGGGGAGTGGGTGGCATTGCACAACCAACTAGATCAGTTGTTATGTCGACCTCATCATCCCCTTCTTTAGGTAGTGGACTACATATGCCTACAGGTCGTGGTAGAGGATCTAGGGGAGCAGCTAGTTATAGTGGAGGTTAGAATCGCACATATGCACTAGGGGATCGACAAAATTCAGAAGCCTCACCGGATGTGGTTACGGGTATATTTTCCATATTTCACATATTGTATATGCGTTAATTGATCCGGGGTCTACACTATCATATGTTACACCATTGATTCTTAACTACGATACAATACCAAAATGGATTTACCAAAGACTCAATAAAGCTCCATATCAACTTGGAGCTTACCCAAAAATAGCAGAGTTTCGTGTGCTCCTACTGAGGAGGTCTACTAGCTAGAATACATGTGCCTGCAACATGAAATACAGTGTCCCCCGCGAGGGACGTCAGTACGTAAAAAATATACTGAATGTGTAAGGCAATAGAATATGTTATCGAGAgctcaaatgaaatcaaataGCATTATATGAGTGCATAGCTTAGGAGAGAAGAACACATTTGCTTACTCTTGTGGGATAAAGtaagttacattcttttctttacttttctgtatgttataatctttgtagggcatgtgatacaagtgaccagctgatcagtggtagaagaggatgacccatgctaggcgtATTAGCCTCTGAGATGCGgtcctcataattacacaaCTTGGGACCGGCCCATACTAGgttttcgcccctgagctgccacccttttATACCAATAGGGatcccatgctaggctttcgcccctgagctgccacccttatGTACCAGTTGGGATCGACCCATTCTAGACTTTCGCCCCTGGGCTACCACCCGTAATTATATagatttcttcacttagattcttcAATCTTTGAGATCGTTGTTTTtcagttcataactcttttgagatgttATTTTGGTGGTCACAATCATTTTGGAGATATGGAAGTACGACCAGTaatagaagacatgaaaatcatacttcaaggaaataacaatgacataaggAGCTATGTAACATCAACATATTACTTTAAGAGattaatgacacaattgacttcaaacAACAAAGAGGATGATTCACATACTTGCTTTTGTAATTACCATTTCTATACCAGCACATGGGGGATAATAACACAAGTATAAAATAGTGAACGGATCTATGCACTACAGAAAGGGGAAAAATATTGTTAGCAATTTTGAGATAGTACGCTGCCactatgtttccttttctaggaatagaacttaTGAGATTCACTTCATTGATATTAATTGCAGGTGTCAGATTTCATGCCAAAGGGATATAGAATCGAATGgccttacataccttatccTCGGACTGATAAACTATCACGATTCAGCCTCCCCTTTGTGGTGTTAATCTGCAATTTAAGTCATAGTAAACTAAAATTAGCAGCTATCACACCGTGAGCCttgtaaaacagtagctaacTTTGACTGATAATGAGCCCACACAACCCTTAACATAATGTGTATCACCACACCCTCATTCTCTGTCCATCACATACATTATACATCCTTTCTCAAGATCAACCAAGATGCGCCAACAGTAATTTCCATAAAACAGCCCCAAGTATTCTTCATCATACAACCAAGTATTGAACTCACCACCCCCTTGAGTTCTTCATGAAAGCACACCACTAATTCCTCACTCTAACTCATACATAataaaagacaaaaatggaGCAGTCACCTTACCTCAATTTTTGCAACTTCTCCTTATAACTTGAATTCTTTTAGAACTTCAGCTTCCCTTCACACTTGaaccaaagaagaaagaaagttaTTTTAACAACTAAGGAAGTGAGCAGTAGCTGCTGGAAATATTCTGCCTTTGTAGTTATATTAGAGCATGAATAACAATGTTTTCCTAATCATTAATGGGAGAATTAAGCTAAATCCATGAGTTTTCATTTACCTTGGTTTGCAGACATAAGGGTTTCTCCAAGAACCCTAGAAAACTTTAAGGTTGTTGGTTTAATCCTTGagataaaagagagagagagagagagatggagttatattttatttttatgtgttaaaatgggtgAAGAATATCTACTCATATTGGATATGTATAGAGCTTTAATGACcacaaaaatatcctctagaACCTCCTTTATGGGGAACATTTTCAGCCACTCATTGTTTAAGTAGGTGATGCTTGTGCACATCAAGCAgctcaaaaggtcaaactaggtgatgcacctagttgCTTTCACTTGGGCTTTATCCATATTGGGCCATAGCAGATTTTGCTGCTgggatttctttcaaattttattttcatttaataggTTTGGGCTTCAAGTGACAGTATTAATATAAGCCTAAATCTGGTCCATCAAACTTGGCCCTTTAACTATATTATAGCGTAAGTAGGTGATGCAGCTGCTAGCTTAAATTAAGCCAAGCAAGcagctcaattattttatttcaatttatgaaTGTTAATCCCTTGTTCTTCAACTTAGCACTTAAACTTTTTTAAGCTCAATTACACCTTACTATATCTACTTATATGCTTTCCGTCAGAGTTAACTTGCAATACACATACTGAAACGTGCAAGACGTTACATCACCTTCCGAGCTAGTTTAAACCAACAATAACCATATAAGAAACATGatccctcacctacactataAGTCTATGTCAAGTATCACATGAATAGAACTAGCATATACATAACACAGGCCTTCACATTCTTTCCCCCttaaaacattcatcctcgaatgttAGCAATGTTTTTCAGCCCAAACAAGTTCAAGCCTAAGTTAGTACTACTATTAATCACATTGAACATATAAACTTATACTTACTTGTCAACGCCTCCACTAACATTTTGATCTTTCTCACCAGTCTGGAAAAGGTGAGGATACTTCAGTTTCATTGCTTTTTCTGCTTCCCATGtaacttcttcttcttgttggtTTCTCCATAGTACTTTTACAGAAgctacttctttatttcttaatttcctAACTTGTCGATCCAACATAGCAATGGGTACTTCTTCATAAGTGAGATCTCACATAACCTGTACATCTTCAGTAGGAGTAATACGAGATGGGTCACCTACACATTTTCGTAGCATtgaaacatgaaacaccggatgaactgaTGAAagctcttgtggtagctctaactcataggctacttgaccaaattttttaataatcttATATGGCCCTATATAGCGTGGACTCAGCTATTcctttttaccaaacctcatcacccctttcattggagACACCTTAAAGAACACCCTATCACCTATATACAATTCTAGTCCTCTCCTTCTAATATCTGCATATGATTTATGTCGACTTTGAGCTGTTTATAGCCGCTGTTGTATCACTTTGACTTTttccatagcttgatgaacAAGATCCGACCCAAAAAAGGCAGTTTCACCTGTTTCGAACCAGCCAATTGGTGATCTACACTTTCGACCATATAAAGCTTCATAAGGTGCCATTTTaatgctcgaatggtagctattgttataaGCAAATTCAATAagtggtaggtgatcatcccagcTACCCTTGAAATCTAATAAACAAGCTCGCAGCATATCCTTAAGTGTCTGAATTGTACGTTTTGCCTGGCCatctgtttgaggatgaaaggttGTACTTTAATTCACTTGTGTTCCCAAACTCTTTTGAGatgacttccaaaaatttgCAGTGAATTGAGATCCTCTATCAGATATTATAGAGATTGGTACTCCATGTAGTCGAACTATATCTTTAATGTACAACCTCACATACTCTTCAGCTGTATAAGTAGTCTTCACTGGAAAGAAATGCGCTGCTTTGGTAAGTCTGTCAACTATTACCCATATGGAGTCAAACTTCCTGAATGAGCGAGGCAAACCAGTGACAGAATCCATGTTGATCATGTCCCATTTCCAAATTGGAAGTTCTATACGTTGCATGTAACCTTCAGGCttttggtgttctacttttacctgttgacaatttggacactgAGCCACGAATTCTGCaatgttcttcttcatgtccCCCCATCAATACATTTCTttcaagtcatgatacattttatttGACCCCTGTGGACAGATTATCTTGAATTATGTGCTTCCATCATGATCCTTTTTCTTAGTTCATCTATattaggtacacacaatctgtTTTAACATCGAAGTACTCCGTCTTTCTTAAGCTCAAATGCCTTTGTCATACCATGTAGTACATTCTCTTTAAGTTGTAAAAGAATTGGATCAGTGTACTGCTTCTCGTTCACTTTCACTACTAATGAGGATTCTGCCGCATTTTGCACAATAACCCCTTCGTCTTGAGATTCAAGAAGGCGAACGCCCAAGTTCACTAGTTGGCACAAATCCTTAGTCATTCCTTGTCTTTCCACAGACTTCCCATAAGTGCTTGCCATTATTTTACGACTTAAAGCATCAGCTACTACATTAGCTTTACCGGGATGATATAAGATGTCaatgtcataatcttttaatAGCTTCAGCCACCTTCGCTGCCTTAGATTTAAGTCCTTTTGCTTAAAGATATATTGCAAGCTTTTGTGATCAATGTATATGTTAACatgaactccatacaagtagtgacgccatatcttcaaagcaaacacaacTGCTGCTAGCTCTAGATCATGGGTtgaataatttttctcatgtggCCGCAACTGCCTTGAgccataagctataactttaccatgctgcatcaatacacaacctaaGCCCACTCCTGAAGCATCACAGTACACTACATAGCCTTCTGTACCTTTTGGAAATACCAACACAGGTTTAGAAGTTAATTTACTCTTCAGctcttggaagcttctttcacactCATCGCTCCACTGAAACTTGGTTTCTTTGTGTGTTAGCTTTGTTAAGGGTGCAGCCCGTTTGGCTATagattttccaaataatatttatccatataatttgtcattatttgacaaatatttttggtaaatatttcaaattttcaaatattagttttttctAGTGTTTGGGTcaaatcttattatttgagatcttttgaaaattgaaaatttacctttaacttttatattttacaaaaacatcCTTTATAGTACTCGCTttgtccctatttagttgtccactttagaaaagacacacatattaagataacaataattaacatagtgaagttacaattttaccctcATTAAATATGCTTTCAAACAGGatgaattaaaacataaaaattctgaagaagtttaaatgagggtataatatgaaaaaaaatgtcttttcttgatatgtcaaaatggacaagtaaatagggacatctaaaagaggaaatatagacaagtaaatagggaaaGAGGTAgtagttgtttatgttttattaaataaatttttacgtgaacaccaaagtaatgatgaaatattcagtaaatatgaaatgataatatggttgttgatgaaaaattggttcacaatttataaaatgatgttTGTTACACTTACTCTAAACTACCACATTATTATAGTGTCATGCacactatttgttattgttgcaatgaacatccaattgacttgtaatacaaatttatagttagttttgatatttttaaaaacttataggtataaatcatatttttctaaaaagataaaatatatttctcaagTATTATGATCaaatatatagtaaaatttcattctaatttttactcaaataatatttttttaaaatatttaaaaatctataGCCCATTTACCTAATACTAATCGAGTGGACTCGCTGAATTGTCAGTTTATAACCAAAAATAGCGAAAATGGAAGTTGCGAGTAAAATAGTCTTTTCTGGGTAGTAAGGCAATTTTGTAGGTGAAAGTCAGTGAATTGGATAAGAACAATGACGCGTAATCTCTTCTGCGCTCTAGCCAACAGATTGAAACAAAGTCACGTGCTGTGGCACGTTACATTACACCATACGTTCCATGTGCCACCTCCGACTTACACGCGGGCGGCGTCtgttaatttcatttttaaaatacataattacacTTGACCACAAGCAATTTTTGGtgtaattaagaaaaaaatatatggattTGATAGGATAAAGTTTAATTAAACCTTATCTCTATCTTtcaaaaaagacaaaataagAATTATTAACTACAATGCACTATATATATAGGTGGAGCCTACTCATAATAGCCATCACTCTTACTTGTTTTTTGTTCTAGAAATTTGTTCATCAAAAACAATGGCGACTtcaaccctaaatcctaatGCTCCAATGTTTGTTCCCTTCGAGTATCGTCAAGTGGAGGACTTCTCTGATCACTGGTGGGATCTCGTTCACTCTTCTCCTTGGTTCCGCCATTACTGGCTTCGTGAATGCTTCTCAGATCCCGACGCTGACAACGATTTCTCCCATACCTACTGTTCTCTTCTTCCTGACACCGATTTCATCAAGAGTAAGTACCTATTTTACTAGTCATTTAGTACTAGAAACAGTATTTTCATGtcaattgattgaatttttgttttgtgaTTAGAAGAGGAGAATAAGAAGGAATTGATTACTTTGGGGTTGTTGGAATGGAACAAATCACGAGTTACAGCTGAAATTCCAAAGTACGGAAAGAAAGTGCCAAAAATTGTGAACGTCAAAGTGAGCCCTAGGCATATTCAGCAGCCCAGATAGAGCAAATTACTAGTCCAAAGCATTCGAGTCAGTTAGTATCTATCGTGTAAATAGTGCGTTCAACTTTTTCTGTTCCCCTTTTAATCGTCAATATCTTgttttaactttccttgaacCTTTTGAGGTTCAATTTTAGCATCAAAACTTGTTTTCTCTTGTAAATTGCGTTTTCAATAAATGCCAGAACAGAAAAATATGCATTAGATCTAATTGGTCTGTAATgtgaaatacttgaaaaatattgtttagtagtataaaattgataaaatcagGACAAGTATTGATAttatatagtaatataaaatTGCAAGATGGTATTGCGCACTCTGGGCTTATTCGATTAGCAACTTGATTGTTGGTCCCAGTTGCTTGCTTGTTTCCCGATCTTGTGAAGAACTTTGATCACCTCTTCATTAGTCACATTTCCAGTTACTGTTACCTTGTTTAGTTGTTTATCCACATCATATGTTTCAATATCTGCTCAcatccaaaaataattaatcaaaagtCCAGAATCCTACATTTTCTGGAACATAATTTTAGGAATTTGAAGTTGTAGAGAAATACTTGTCATACCTTCAATTTTCTTGATCGTcttcaagattttcttgatgCATTCGTCGCAGTGCAAACCAACTTTAAGCTCAACAACCTAATGtacagatgaaaaataaatttcagaACATTGGAAATTTGATCAAAACCTGGAAATCTGAAACCTTTTACTACACGAATGGTTTTAAGGTACTAACATTGGCCATTGTTGTTGCTACGTTACAAAGTTCTTAATAGGCAGTTGCAGGAAATCTTTCTGATGTTAGTTTAGAGTAGAATGAAGATATGttgttgaaaatatttaaaaggagGGGTTGGCTATTGGATTCTTTACTTTAAGtgaatgaaaattatttcaCTTTGCTAAAAGCTACTTTGGATTTTTTTCTCAGTTTAGAGTAGAATGAAGATATGttgttgaaaatatttaaaaggagGGGTTGGGTATTGGATTCTTTACTTTAAGTGAATGGAAATTATTTCACTTTGCTAAAAGCTACTTTAGATCCTTTTTTTCTCGACGTCTAAATTATGAGTCTCCCTCAGGGCCGTGTAAGTTTAGATTAGCCTAATATTCTTGAAGTGCCAACCAGCACTATAATATTTGGAACCCAAAAAGGGCCAAAATATGTTTCGTATTATTACAAAATAATGGAAATatattgttgtttatatttattgtcAAAATAAGTTTCGGATTCAAATACTCTCATTATAGTTTAATATTTCCTCCGTTTCAAAATGATTGACCTAGTTTGAtctggaacggagtttaaga
Proteins encoded in this window:
- the LOC107021369 gene encoding copper transport protein CCH, whose protein sequence is MANVVELKVGLHCDECIKKILKTIKKIEDIETYDVDKQLNKVTVTGNVTNEEVIKVLHKIGKQASNWDQQSSC
- the LOC107021368 gene encoding polyadenylate-binding protein-interacting protein 2-like isoform X1, whose translation is MATSTLNPNAPMFVPFEYRQVEDFSDHWWDLVHSSPWFRHYWLRECFSDPDADNDFSHTYCSLLPDTDFIKKEENKKELITLGLLEWNKSRVTAEIPKYGKKVPKIVNVKVSPRHIQQPR
- the LOC107021368 gene encoding polyadenylate-binding protein-interacting protein 2-like isoform X2 gives rise to the protein MATSTLNPNAPMFVPFEYRQVEDFSDHWWDLVHSSPWFRHYWLRECFSDPDADNDFSHTYCSLLPDTDFIKKENKKELITLGLLEWNKSRVTAEIPKYGKKVPKIVNVKVSPRHIQQPR